The following DNA comes from Caldisericota bacterium.
TGCTTCTCTTTGACAAAACCAAAAAACAAAAGGTTCATTATTTATAATATGGTCCTCACTAAACCAGAATTCCAATAATCTTTTTGTAGTTGGGCTAACTTCAGGATATCCTTGCTCACGCCAACCAAAAATTGCCTTACGAAACTCATTAGCTAAATATGTCTTACTTGGTCGTCTTTGTTCTGGACGCAATAAATCAGATGGTTTCATTTTATTTCCACCTTTAAAATTTTATTTGTATCATTCCCAAATACATCCACCACTTTAACCATAATCTCATACTCTCCAATATCATCGTATTTGTGTATAGCTTGATAATCTACTCTTGGATTCTTTTTCATCCTAAAACTTTGCCATTGATTATGAAAAGTATCTCCCTTATAATCCCAATCTATTGCCCAGTAATCAATCAATTCCCTTGAATCTTTTACCTTACTTGCTATCTCTGCAAGTTCTGCAGTGGGCGAGAGTTGAAAATCAATGATTTTTAGAATTATTTCTTTTCCGTTTAACTTACTTTCAATTTCTAAATAAGCAACTTCTGGGAATTTTATATATTTGACTAATTCCTTCTCTACTATCTGTTCAGGTACTTTTAATAGCTGCAAATCAAACCCAACAAGGGAAGATTTTATTTCGTTTACAGAGGGTATTTGAATAAGTTTTAAATTAACTCCACTCTTCTTCGCCGATGTTTTAGCTAGTTCATTGACCTCGTAGCTCCATTCCCACCCAAGGACATCTATCTTGTTGAAATTATTAGCTCGACATTCTATTATAATTTTTTCAATATCTTCCATTGTAACCGGTGCTTTTAAAGGACCAATATGAACTACTCTATCTCCCTTTCTCCCATGTAAATATCTAAAACCCTTTAAAGGCTGTGATTGATACAATTTAAGCATAAAGAGAAGATACTCATCCTCTCTTTCCTGCCAGTAAACTGTTTCATAGTTCCCTATATTCCAGAGTTCA
Coding sequences within:
- a CDS encoding DNA methyltransferase; amino-acid sequence: RIYYEKAFFTPQKDGFGRYYADVILRDVFENEINLVVDNKLSKINVKPVINVSAERLDFDTQKPEGLLQLLIMATTEPGDIVADFFCGSGTTIAAAEKLGRRWVGCDLSKFAIQITRKRLLDIYNSKNLQDKDKKYGKPARPFELWNIGNYETVYWQEREDEYLLFMLKLYQSQPLKGFRYLHGRKGDRVVHIGPLKAPVTMEDIEKIIIECRANNFNKIDVLGWEWSYEVNELAKTSAKKSGVNLKLIQIPSVNEIKSSLVGFDLQLLKVPEQIVEKELVKYIKFPEVAYLEIESKLNGKEIILKIIDFQLSPTAELAEIASKVKDSRELIDYWAIDWDYKGDTFHNQWQSFRMKKNPRVDYQAIHKYDDIGEYEIMVKVVDVFGNDTNKILKVEIK